A stretch of the Papaver somniferum cultivar HN1 chromosome 6, ASM357369v1, whole genome shotgun sequence genome encodes the following:
- the LOC113289574 gene encoding probable flavin-containing monooxygenase 1, translating into MERRVGIIGAGISGLLACKYVLEKGFQPIVFESQPGLGGVWTHTVETTKLQTPKQAFEFSDFPWPSSVKEDFPDHNQVMEYIESYALHFNLHPYIKFNTKVINIDYLVQEGQDMVSWSHWGGSDQAFGNPKGKWEIATVAGQEHQVHEVEFVILCIGRFSGVPNIPDFPPNKGPDAFLNGKVIHSMDYSAMDDSDAAKFVKGKRVVVVGLQKSALDIANECAIANGVENPCTLIYRNAHWNVPDYLPYGVPLGYLYLNRFSELLLHKPGEGLFLSLLATLFSPLRWAASKFVESYIKSKFPLKKYNMVPEHSFLQEISSCSISTAPEKFYDRVEEGSIIFKKSRGFGFYKDGLIFDDDVRAPLETDVVIFATGYKGDEKLKNIFKSPTFQNYIMGSSNSTVALYRECIHPRIPQLAVIGYSESVANLYTSEMRSRWLAHLLGDDFKLPSIKKMEKDALEWEKFFKRYSGQYYRHSCIGVLHIWYNDQLCEDMGCNPRRKKGFYAEMFEPYGPMDYANLTPGNN; encoded by the exons ATGGAAAGAAGAGTTGGGATCATTGGAGCAGGAATTAGTGGGCTACTAGCTTGCAAATATGTTCTTGAAAAAGGATTCCAACCCATTGTTTTTGAATCACAACCTGGTCTTGGTGGAGTTTGGACTCACACAGTTGAAACAACTAAACTTCAAACACCAAAACAAGCTTTTGAGTTTTCAGATTTTCCATGGCCTTCTTCCGTCAAAGAAGATTTCCCAGATCATAATCAAGTTATGGAGTATATAGAATCATATGCACTTCATTTCAATTTACATCCTTATATCAAATTCAACACCAAAGTTATCAACATCGACTATTTAGTACAAGAAGGACAAGATATGGTTTCATGGAGTCATTGGGGTGGTTCGGATCAGGCTTTCGGTAATCCTAAAGGTAAATGGGAAATTGCTACTGTTGCTGGCCAAGAACACCAAGTTCATGAAGTAGAGTTTGTGATTCTTTGCATCGGGCGGTTCAGTGGAGTTCCAAATATTCCTGATTTCCCACCAAATAAAGGTCCAGATGCTTTCCTCAATGGTAAAGTTATACACTCTATGGATTACTCTGCCATGGATGATTCTGATGCTGCTAAATTTGTCAAAGGAAAACGTGTCGTGGTAGTTGGACTTCAAAAATCAGCTTTAGACATTGCTAATGAATGCGCCATTGCCAATG GAGTGGAAAATCCTTGTACATTGATATACAGAAATGCTCATTGGAATGTACCTGATTATCTTCCGTACGGTGTACCTCTTGGTTACCTATACCTTAATCGTTTTTCTGAACTCTTGCTCCATAAACCTGGCGAAGGactattccttagtcttttagcTACTCTTTTTTCACCTCTA AGATGGGCAGCTTCGAAATTTGTGGAAAGCTATATCAAATCCAAATTTCCCCTGAAGAAATACAATATGGTACCAGAACACAGCTTCTTACAAGAAATTTCTTCTTGCTCAATCTCAACCGCGCCGGAGAAGTTCTATGATAGAGTAGAAGAAGGAAGCATTATCTTTAAGAAGTCAAGGGGGTTTGGCTTCTACAAAGACGGGTTGATATTTGACGATGATGTAAGGGCGCCTTTAGAAACTGATGTTGTGATCTTTGCTACCGGTTATAAGGGGGACGAAAAGCTCAAAAACATCTTTAAGTCACCAACATTTCAGAACTATATTATGGGATCCTCAAACTCCACTGTTGCATTATACAG AGAATGCATTCATCCACGGATTCCTCAATTGGCAGTAATTGGGTATTCCGAGAGTGTTGCAAATTTGTATACATCAGAAATGAGGTCTCGATGGTTAGCACATCTCCTCGGGGATGATTTCAAGTTGCCAAGTATAAAAAAGATGGAGAAAGATGCGTTGGAATGGGAAAAATTCTTCAAGCGTTACTCTGGTCAGTATTATAGGCACTCATGCATTGGCGTATTGCATATTTGGTACAATGATCAGCTGTGTGAGGATATGGGTTGTAACCCAAGGAGAAAGAAGGGGTTCTACGCAGAAATGTTCGAGCCTTATGGACCCATGGATTATGCAAATCTTACTCCTGGTAATAATTGA